A stretch of DNA from Candidatus Poribacteria bacterium:
CCGGGNNNNNNNNNNNNNNNNNNNNNNNNNNNNNNNNNNNNNNNNNNNNNNNNNNNNNNNNNNNNNNNNNNNNNNNNNNNNNNNNNNNNNNNNNNNNNNNNNGTCCAAGCCAAGGCAAATTGTGCCAGCGTTTTATCGTGTGCCGCTGCTAACGGTTGGAGTTTTTGTGCAACCTCGTAGCTTTCTTCGCGTAATTCGGTTTGTAGAATCCGACGGTCTTGACGTGCCGCCCGTGAGTCCGGGGGCGGCGGTTGTCCGGGCAGATATTTTCCCGTTAGTACACCACGCGCCAGCGGACTATAGGACACGACACCTACGTCGTAGGCTTTGCAAAACGGCAATAATTCAACTTCAATATCCCTATTAACGATGTTGTAGAGCGGTTGCAGACAGATAAATTTTTCTAAATT
This window harbors:
- a CDS encoding aldo/keto reductase; protein product: MGEGLNRSGTSRHHIMMAVEDSLRRLDTDRIDLYYLHRWNALTSIEESLRALDDCVRQGKVRYIGCSNFDAWRLCEAWWKSDRMNLEKFICLQPLYNIVNRDIEVELLPFCKAYDVGVVSYSPLARGVLTGKYLPGQPPPPDSRAARQDRRILQTELREESYEVAQKLQPLAAAHDKTLAQFALAWT